In Cynocephalus volans isolate mCynVol1 chromosome 3, mCynVol1.pri, whole genome shotgun sequence, one DNA window encodes the following:
- the TMEM130 gene encoding transmembrane protein 130 isoform X3 has protein sequence MAPAVWSRLGRILWLACLLPLAPARVAAESLVGNLIVTQNTSLPWPSSFLTKTVLKVSFLLHDPSDFFKTASFLYSWDFGDGTQMVTEDSVVYYNYSIIGTFTVKLKVVAEWEQTKPDAAKGVVQKMGDFSASLKLQETLRGIQVLGPTLIQTFQKMTVTLNFLGSPPLSVCWRLKPECLPLEEGECQPVSVASTAYNLTHTFRDPGDYCFSIRAENVISKTHQYHRIQVWPSSIQPAVFAFPCATLITVMLAFIMYMTLRNATQQKDMVENPEPPSGVRCCCQMCCGPFLLETPSEYLEIVRENHGLLPPLYKSVKTYTV, from the exons AGTCCCTTGTAGGGAACCTCATTGTTACCCAGAACACCTCGCTGCCCTGGCCCAGCTCCTTCCTCACCAAGACAGTCCTTAAagtctccttcctcctccatgACCCAAGTGACTTCTTCAAGACTGCCTCCTTTCTCTACAGCTGGGACTTCGGAGATGG GACCCAGATGGTGACCGAAGACTCTGTGGTCTATTATAACTATTCAATTATTGGAACCTTCACTGTGAAGCTCAAAGTGGTGGCAGAGTGGGAGCAGACAAAGCCGGATGCTGCCAAGGGCGTCGTGCAGAAGATGGGCGACTTCTCGGCCTCACTGAAGCTGCAGG AAACCCTTCGAGGCATTCAAGTCTTGGGGCCCACCCTAATTCAAACTTTCCAAAAGATGACAGTGACCTTGAACTTCCTGGGGAG CCCCCCTCTGAGTGTGTGCTGGCGTCTCAAGCCCGAGTGTCTCCCACTGGAGGAGGGGGAATGCCAGCCGGTGTCCGTGGCCAGCACAGCCTACAACCTGACCCACACCTTCCGGGATCCTGGGGACTACTGCTTCAGCATCCGGGCCGAGAATGTCATCAGCAAGACGCATCAGTATCACAGGATCCAGGTGTGGCCCTCCA GCATCCAACCTGCTGTCTTTGCCTTCCCGTGCGCCACGCTTATCACTGTGATGCTGGCCTTTATCATGTACATGACTCTGCGGAATGCCACTCAGCAAAAGGACATGGTGGAG AACCCGGAGCCACCCTCTGGTGTCAGGTGCTGCTGCCAGATGTGCTGTGGGCCTTTCTTGCTGGAGACTCCATCTGAGTACCTGGAAATTGTCCGTGAGAACCACGGGCTGCTCCCGCCCCTCTACAAGTCTGTCAAAACTTATACAGTGTGA
- the TMEM130 gene encoding transmembrane protein 130 isoform X2, with protein sequence MAPAVWSRLGRILWLACLLPLAPARVAAGLYGLNLTTDGPATMGAEVTISASLVAKDNGSLALPADAHMYRFHWIHTPLVLTGKMEKDLSSTIHVVGNVPGDFPVSVWVTTADCWMCQPVARSFVVLPITESLVGNLIVTQNTSLPWPSSFLTKTVLKVSFLLHDPSDFFKTASFLYSWDFGDGTQMVTEDSVVYYNYSIIGTFTVKLKVVAEWEQTKPDAAKGVVQKMGDFSASLKLQETLRGIQVLGPTLIQTFQKMTVTLNFLGSPPLSVCWRLKPECLPLEEGECQPVSVASTAYNLTHTFRDPGDYCFSIRAENVISKTHQYHRIQVWPSSIQPAVFAFPCATLITVMLAFIMYMTLRNATQQKDMVENPEPPSGVRCCCQMCCGPFLLETPSEYLEIVRENHGLLPPLYKSVKTYTV encoded by the exons GCCTGTATGGACTCAATCTCACCACTGATGGCCCTGCCACCATGGGAGCAGAGGTGACCATCTCAGCTAGCCTGGTGGCCAAGGACAACGGCAGCTTGGCCCTGCCCGCTGATGCCCACATGTACCGCTTCCACTGGATCCACACCCCGCTGGTACTCACCGGCAAGATGGAAAAGGATCTCAGCTCAACCATTCATGTGGTCGGCAATGTGCCTGGGGACTTCCCCGTCTCTGTCTGGGTCACTACTGCTGACTGCTGGATGTGCCAGCCAGTGGCTAGGAGCTTCGTTGTCCTCCCCATCACAG AGTCCCTTGTAGGGAACCTCATTGTTACCCAGAACACCTCGCTGCCCTGGCCCAGCTCCTTCCTCACCAAGACAGTCCTTAAagtctccttcctcctccatgACCCAAGTGACTTCTTCAAGACTGCCTCCTTTCTCTACAGCTGGGACTTCGGAGATGG GACCCAGATGGTGACCGAAGACTCTGTGGTCTATTATAACTATTCAATTATTGGAACCTTCACTGTGAAGCTCAAAGTGGTGGCAGAGTGGGAGCAGACAAAGCCGGATGCTGCCAAGGGCGTCGTGCAGAAGATGGGCGACTTCTCGGCCTCACTGAAGCTGCAGG AAACCCTTCGAGGCATTCAAGTCTTGGGGCCCACCCTAATTCAAACTTTCCAAAAGATGACAGTGACCTTGAACTTCCTGGGGAG CCCCCCTCTGAGTGTGTGCTGGCGTCTCAAGCCCGAGTGTCTCCCACTGGAGGAGGGGGAATGCCAGCCGGTGTCCGTGGCCAGCACAGCCTACAACCTGACCCACACCTTCCGGGATCCTGGGGACTACTGCTTCAGCATCCGGGCCGAGAATGTCATCAGCAAGACGCATCAGTATCACAGGATCCAGGTGTGGCCCTCCA GCATCCAACCTGCTGTCTTTGCCTTCCCGTGCGCCACGCTTATCACTGTGATGCTGGCCTTTATCATGTACATGACTCTGCGGAATGCCACTCAGCAAAAGGACATGGTGGAG AACCCGGAGCCACCCTCTGGTGTCAGGTGCTGCTGCCAGATGTGCTGTGGGCCTTTCTTGCTGGAGACTCCATCTGAGTACCTGGAAATTGTCCGTGAGAACCACGGGCTGCTCCCGCCCCTCTACAAGTCTGTCAAAACTTATACAGTGTGA
- the TMEM130 gene encoding transmembrane protein 130 isoform X1, whose product MAPAVWSRLGRILWLACLLPLAPARVAAGLYGLNLTTDGPATMGAEVTISASLVAKDNGSLALPADAHMYRFHWIHTPLVLTGKMEKDLSSTIHVVGNVPGDFPVSVWVTTADCWMCQPVARSFVVLPITESLVGNLIVTQNTSLPWPSSFLTKTVLKVSFLLHDPSDFFKTASFLYSWDFGDGTQMVTEDSVVYYNYSIIGTFTVKLKVVAEWEQTKPDAAKGVVQKMGDFSASLKLQETLRGIQVLGPTLIQTFQKMTVTLNFLGSPPLSVCWRLKPECLPLEEGECQPVSVASTAYNLTHTFRDPGDYCFSIRAENVISKTHQYHRIQVWPSSIQPAVFAFPCATLITVMLAFIMYMTLRNATQQKDMVEVADFDFSPMSDKNPEPPSGVRCCCQMCCGPFLLETPSEYLEIVRENHGLLPPLYKSVKTYTV is encoded by the exons GCCTGTATGGACTCAATCTCACCACTGATGGCCCTGCCACCATGGGAGCAGAGGTGACCATCTCAGCTAGCCTGGTGGCCAAGGACAACGGCAGCTTGGCCCTGCCCGCTGATGCCCACATGTACCGCTTCCACTGGATCCACACCCCGCTGGTACTCACCGGCAAGATGGAAAAGGATCTCAGCTCAACCATTCATGTGGTCGGCAATGTGCCTGGGGACTTCCCCGTCTCTGTCTGGGTCACTACTGCTGACTGCTGGATGTGCCAGCCAGTGGCTAGGAGCTTCGTTGTCCTCCCCATCACAG AGTCCCTTGTAGGGAACCTCATTGTTACCCAGAACACCTCGCTGCCCTGGCCCAGCTCCTTCCTCACCAAGACAGTCCTTAAagtctccttcctcctccatgACCCAAGTGACTTCTTCAAGACTGCCTCCTTTCTCTACAGCTGGGACTTCGGAGATGG GACCCAGATGGTGACCGAAGACTCTGTGGTCTATTATAACTATTCAATTATTGGAACCTTCACTGTGAAGCTCAAAGTGGTGGCAGAGTGGGAGCAGACAAAGCCGGATGCTGCCAAGGGCGTCGTGCAGAAGATGGGCGACTTCTCGGCCTCACTGAAGCTGCAGG AAACCCTTCGAGGCATTCAAGTCTTGGGGCCCACCCTAATTCAAACTTTCCAAAAGATGACAGTGACCTTGAACTTCCTGGGGAG CCCCCCTCTGAGTGTGTGCTGGCGTCTCAAGCCCGAGTGTCTCCCACTGGAGGAGGGGGAATGCCAGCCGGTGTCCGTGGCCAGCACAGCCTACAACCTGACCCACACCTTCCGGGATCCTGGGGACTACTGCTTCAGCATCCGGGCCGAGAATGTCATCAGCAAGACGCATCAGTATCACAGGATCCAGGTGTGGCCCTCCA GCATCCAACCTGCTGTCTTTGCCTTCCCGTGCGCCACGCTTATCACTGTGATGCTGGCCTTTATCATGTACATGACTCTGCGGAATGCCACTCAGCAAAAGGACATGGTGGAG GTGGCTGATTTTGACTTTTCCCCCATGTCTGACAAGAACCCGGAGCCACCCTCTGGTGTCAGGTGCTGCTGCCAGATGTGCTGTGGGCCTTTCTTGCTGGAGACTCCATCTGAGTACCTGGAAATTGTCCGTGAGAACCACGGGCTGCTCCCGCCCCTCTACAAGTCTGTCAAAACTTATACAGTGTGA